One Pseudoalteromonas sp. UG3-2 DNA window includes the following coding sequences:
- a CDS encoding DUF6572 domain-containing protein has protein sequence MSVLDSDVVDAISINDAEEVVLTITDHLGWEDEHEHLLLLQEKINTYLSFVESGEIYDSYAKADGKSIVIEVVSQFELSSGAEDFLTKAKGAIANAGFELRQKVFTEIQTH, from the coding sequence ATGTCTGTTTTAGATTCAGATGTAGTTGATGCAATTAGTATTAATGATGCAGAAGAAGTTGTTCTAACCATTACAGATCATTTAGGTTGGGAAGATGAGCACGAGCACTTATTACTTCTACAAGAAAAGATAAATACTTACCTTAGCTTTGTAGAAAGTGGGGAAATTTATGATTCATATGCCAAAGCCGATGGTAAAAGCATTGTTATTGAAGTTGTATCTCAATTTGAGCTATCAAGTGGTGCAGAAGACTTCTTAACTAAAGCTAAAGGTGCTATTGCAAATGCAGGATTTGAGTTAAGACAAAAGGTTTTTACTGAAATTCAAACACATTAA
- a CDS encoding RHS repeat-associated core domain-containing protein codes for MQARYYDPVIGRFYSNDPVDAMGHLSSGNIQGFYRYNYAYNNPYKYTDPDGKHPLLWFIGKEIAGAIFEEATGVPVPSAKNAGKAAAKQLAKNKAAGAAFEKQVKGQLQKTDTDVAEQVTIQTKSGTKTRLDFVSKDSSGNVKCTECKASPTAPLTKNQKAGFPEIAESGGTVVGKGKPGFPGGTKIPPTKVDIIRKDN; via the coding sequence ATGCAGGCACGATACTATGATCCAGTTATCGGGCGTTTTTATTCGAATGATCCAGTTGATGCTATGGGTCATTTAAGCTCTGGGAACATTCAAGGCTTTTATAGATACAACTACGCATACAACAACCCTTATAAATATACCGACCCTGATGGCAAACACCCGCTTTTATGGTTTATAGGTAAAGAAATTGCTGGTGCAATTTTTGAAGAAGCTACTGGAGTACCTGTCCCTTCGGCTAAAAATGCAGGAAAAGCAGCGGCTAAACAGTTAGCGAAAAATAAAGCTGCTGGTGCGGCTTTCGAGAAACAAGTTAAGGGCCAATTGCAGAAAACTGATACAGACGTAGCGGAACAGGTGACTATACAAACTAAAAGTGGAACTAAAACTAGATTAGATTTCGTTAGTAAAGATTCTAGCGGAAATGTAAAATGTACTGAGTGTAAGGCTTCGCCAACAGCTCCTCTAACAAAGAATCAGAAGGCTGGTTTCCCAGAAATAGCTGAATCAGGAGGTACTGTGGTTGGAAAAGGTAAGCCGGGTTTTCCGGGAGGTACTAAAATACCACCCACGAAGGTCGATATAATCAGGAAGGATAATTAG